In the Salvia miltiorrhiza cultivar Shanhuang (shh) chromosome 8, IMPLAD_Smil_shh, whole genome shotgun sequence genome, ttttttcttccccttcttccttTTGTGATTTTGTCTCTTTTTGTAGGTTACGTGGGTGTATATATGGGCAAAAGCATTGGATCAGGAACTATTATAGATGAAGATGGTACTATCTTAACTTGTGCTCATGTGGTGGTTGATTTTCAAGGATCGAAGACCTTACCCAAGGGAAAGGTATGTTTTAATACTTGTTCATTCCTTTGACAGGAACGTGGGAGCAGTTGCCTTAAGCAGAAAAATGCGGCTACTTGAAGGATTACATGAATCTTTTCAATCTATGTATTATCTCTTCTGAATTATTCATGAATCTTGGAACGGAAGCTATCAAACATGTAACTTTGTCTAAGTTTTTAATTTCAGTTGAATACATCTTAACTGCATGTAGTCTAGACCCTTTAAACATAGTTATCACCATGCGATTTCCCGGATGGATGCTGGTATTAACATCCGTGTAATACACAAATATGTTCTTCTGGTGAACTCCTGCAAATGGAAAGCAATTTTGTGCATTATCCATTACAAGTGTTGTATCTGGTATACTAACCAACTTAAGAAGGAAAACCTGTCtgaatttcttttgaatttGTTACATATTTGCACTGGACTTTTTGGAAGCCTTTATATCACAAGAGACTATCAATATCTTGTCGTTCCTTTACCAGTGCCTACTGATCTATTTATTTGTGTGTGCATGTATGTATAGAGCATTTTACCTTTTCTCTACTTCCTTAAGAATTACAAGAATGCACAATTTCATTTTTAGTTACCAATTGAGTTTTGGATATTGCATAAGGTTGAAGTGACATTGCAAGATGGTCGGTCATTTGAGGGAACAGTGGTGAATGCTGATTTTCATGCCGATATAGCAATAGTGAAGATAAAGTCCAAAACTCCACTTCCAACAGCAAAACTTGGGACCTCGAGTAAGCTTCGCCCTGGGGATTTGGTGGTGGCTATGGGCTGCCCACTTACCCTTCAGAATACTGTTACTGCGGGTATTGTAAGGTAATTTACCTTTGCTGTCTCTTTAATGTATGTAGCGCCCATGCATACATGTCAAACTGTATAATACCATGAGCAGGAATAATATATTTTCTCTAACGCCTTTTTGCGCCTCTGCTTTTTTACATCTAGCTGTGTTGATCGTAAAGCTAGTGACATGggtcttggaggcatgcacagGGAATATTTGCAAACTGATTGTGCAATAAATCCGGTAATCTTCTGATTTTCTGTATTATGATGTTGATGAACTTTCTTCACTTTCAATCTTCTTTCTTCTCTGGTTATGTTCTTTGCACCGTGGGGCTTGGTGTAAAGTTGTTCATTATGTGTGTGTGCACAGCACCTCTAGACAAGCTTTTCTTGTTAATAGGGATCATTATCTAAGATTCTGTGGTTCGTACTGTTTTATTCTTTATCCATATATGCAAAATAATTATCTGCAATGGCATAGTTATGGATGTTGGTTGTCAGAATACAACTGTGCGTTGATGTGACAAGTTTTTGTTGATTTATAATTGCCTTGTGGAACATGTATAAACGGAAACCGTTACTAGAGTTAATATAGGTTTTCAGTCTCTCTCTTCTAGGAGTTTGCTGCTAACCCTGGTCAGTTAGGTTCAAGCTATGTATTGGTAGAATTTACTGCAAAATGAGTCATTAGACACAATACAGTTCTTTCATTTGCCCTTTTAAACTATCGATATTGAATGATAGAAGATGTCATTATCAACTGTTCTGTTCTTCTTGGCATCTACTGTCTAATgccaatatttaaattattatgtaTTAACTATAGGGTCTTTCGTCCTTGTATTGTTTGTAGGGTAATTCTGGTGGACCTCTTGCCAATATTGATGGAGAAATTGTAGGTGTTAACACCATGAAAGTGAGGGGGGCTGATGGACTAAGTTTTTCTGTCCCGATTGATTCAGTTTCAAAAATAATAGAGCACTTGAAACGAAATGGGTATGCTGTTCATTAAAAACTGTCTGTGTGTGCCAAAAGAGTTGATGAAAACCTAACTATATACTGTCTTACTTAGCACGTTTAGAGAATGCACATATGAACTGATCCATCAAATCCTATTTATGATTCTTGTTGTAATATCAGACGATGTATGTGGTTTATTATCCATTTATGTCCTCAAAAtgtcatttattgagatttttaaaGTGAATTTTGAGTATAACATCTCTTAAAACCtcatttaaatttcaaaatctACCAATATCCATATCGATGAGTCCAAACTAGTACTGATATATCCGTGAAGGACCGATGTTTGCATCTTTTCAGTTGAGAATTAGGTTTTGTCTACATCTCTTCTTTGTCATTTTGTCTTATATATTTATTCGTTTTTGTATTCATTTCATGCATTAAAAACTCTTATCCTTATGACGTAGTGCAGGAGAGTTGTTCGACCTTGGCTTGGTTTGAAAATGATTGATCTCAATGATATGATTGTTGCACATCTTAAGGAAAAAAATGCTTCCTTCCCAGATATCAGAAGAGGAGTTCTTATACCTATGGTCAGACTATTTGCTGAGATGTATACCTTTATGTTCTTctgcataattgaaaatttgCCAAAGTTTCAATTGCCATATTATAAATCATTACTATTTTTTGTTAGTAGTTTATGTGCCATTTTTGCTTCATTGAGATATTCTTTTTATGATGAATGCCATCTTTGCTGACATAATCGATTACTCTAGCTGCTGCCTTCAAATGTAGATATGAAGTTGTTTTCTTCTTGATGGATTAAGAGGACTGAATAAGATAATTAGGCAAGAAAAGATGTCTATGCTTTTCAGCATTATGTGATAGTTACTCAGTGCCTGCGACGAgctatttattactcccttcgtccactaAAAATCGTCATAAaaggggacggcacgggttttaatgaaaattgtTAGTGCATTGTAAGTGGAGGAAGGGTCCCACTTAAAAGtagtattaataatgataattaattgtagtgtgagtggagaaaaggggCCCACCATGTGAGaaactttccaaaaatagaaagggactaatttttgtggacatcccaaaatggcaaaaagggactattttttgtggatggagggagtacattgGTTTCCAATAACTGATTCTAATATTCTGTTTGAGCTATAATATATAGAGCTTCAGATGTAGCTTGCTTTGTTTTAAAATCAGATTATGGAATGGCTTTTGGCTTCATGTGGATCAATGTTGATATACACAATCACAAGCAAACATGAGAGATGTTACTTGAATTGCAgggagaaaataaaaagaaaagaaaaccttACAGTCACACTCATTCTTGTTTGAACTTCTGAGGCATTCAAAACACTATTGTTCATGTTCATATTTGCTGCAATAAGGCATAGCTGGAAGCAGAAAATTTTGGTTGATTGAGTCAATGCCAATGGGACCTCTTTCACCAATTTCAGGGAAAGGAAGAGTTGGATCTATCGTTGCACTAGCTGCTCAAATAATCATCATGTGTTTCATGAGTTGCACTATGAGGAAACCCTCTCCAATTTTTGAGACGAGAAAGATCTTATTTCCTGACAAATACTGAtggaatttttttctttaacagGTATCACCAGATTCCCCGGCTAGTCGTGCTGGGTTTCGTCCTGGAGATGTTTTAGTTGAATTTGGAGGGAGGCCCATTGAAAGCATTAAGGAGGTAACTATATTCCCTATAAATTCTAGTCCACTTTTGTTAAAGTGGAGAATTCTTTATACGTGGTATTGATTTGATTAAGACCTCAGAAAATTCATGTATGCATTGCTGATTGTTTGTTTTATTGTTCATCTATTTGAATACCATTTCCATCTATTAATGTTCTTATGGCTGCCAAAATACGGCTGTGGCTTACACTTTCTGCATCACCAAATCGGCGCGATGTTTTTCCCTCAGGTGATAGATATCATGAGTGATAAAGTTGGACAACCTTTCAAGGCAGTTGTGAAGAGGACACGCAATGTTACCGAGACTTTAACAGTGATTCCCGAGGAAGCAAATCCAGAATTGTGAATGACaggtttttcttcttcttcttcttcttcgttaCTCTTCACCGTTTTGATGCTCCCATAGAAGTGAGCTATCAGTTTGTGTTGAGGTGAAAATAGCAGAAGCTTTCTAGATTATCGAGTACAGAAGGTGTGAAAGTAGTTTAATCTTTAATGTTTCTTCCTTATGTTGACAAACAGTGTCAGACAATAGGCATTCGTCTTAGAAATCTTAACTTCGGATTTGGTTTTGATACCCAATACAAAAACCCAAGTTATTTGCTTTTCCGTGGTTATATCACGGAAAATATTTATGCAACTATAGTAGTTATGGGTGATTTTATGTCTATTCTCTTTTACTTCATTTACATTTAATAATCCAACCATAGTTATGAATGCTCCGATTGAATCCTTAAGAACAAGGGTCGGGTTTTTGCAACTCAATACTTGTGAATTTTACGCAAAAGGTGAAAAAAATGTTTTCCCTGAATTATAGAAGTTTTGAGCTCCTACCATTTTTCTTTGCTTTCTGGCGCCGCATGTTGGAGGGTGGGGGGCGTTGCTTCGTGCTTGCACCCTGCATAGAAATGTGGAGGTTGCGGAGATTGCTGCGAATAAATTCTTTGAGCTCGAGCTTTGATAGCAGCTGCTATCTTTCCCTTTTTTGCTGGGATTTACTGCGTATAAATGCTTTGAGCTCGAGCCTGATAGCAACGGCTATTTTTCCCTTTTTGCTGGGATTTACTGCGAATAAATGCTTTGAGCTCGAGCCTGATAGCAGCGGCTATTTTTCCCTTTTTGCTGGGATTTACTGCGAATAAATGCTTCGAGTATGCAGCTGCAGGGAGGTAGATTGAGGAGAGGTGTTGAAGAGAAGGGGCTTGTTAAGATATCGGGATCTAGTTGGATTCACTAGCAGCTTAGAGGGCGATTACTCTGAAGGATCAATTTTGTTAGATAAAATAGTAAAGTTAATTCCTTATTTATTTAGATAGATCGAAATTTTGGGATACCTCAAAaactttgattattttttattattcaaactagttttatttgattcatatcccattgaaaTAGTGAAATTGGAGAAACACTACTTTTGAAggtaaaaatactcaatcatgctcCTCTTAGAATGCGCTTAACATGGGAATTTTGGCTAGTTACGACTTGAGCATTGTGAAAGATtgttactcccttcgtcccgcaAAACTTGAGCAATTTCTAttcggcacggattttaagaaattagtattttgtgtgttaaatgtggtaggtgaaaaagcgaataaaatgaaaaacttttgccatataaataaattgctcaagattcgtgggacaatccgaaaagaaatactgctcaagcttcgcgggacgaagggagtatttcttGGTATTATCATTATCATGGTGGAATCCAATAGAATGGTGCTATCGTACATTTCTTTTaagattaattgcatataaattactccctccgtccgccaaaagtagaccactttTATTATATTGGGCTTCCGCAAAtagtataccactttccttttacggaaatggtcccaccacccactttaaacttttatccttacaaacactctttatttacaataaaacccaccccaaattcaatctcaaccacacatcccataaagtggtgggaccctttctccactatatcaaaaatcatcaccaattttattaaatcccgtgcccaaccaaagtagtctacttttggcggacggagggagtactaaatttttaacaaattctcattttgcatattaactttaaaatctttattaaaattgctcaactattaatttcttctcattttgcatatttgtccatttttcgGTCTAACTTTGGGTTTGAAATGATATCGTTTCCATCCAACTATATAGTACAATGTCAATTTTATTCTTCCACACAGTCATATTTATGCTACGTAAGCATATTCATGCCAAATGAGTATATTTATGCTATGTCACAACGATGAAAAATGGgaaaatatgcaaaatgagaaaaaataaataaattaatagttgagtaattttactaatgattttaaagtttgtatgcaaaatgAGAACTTGTTGAAAGTTCATTAATTTAGAGTCAATATATCAAACTAGCCTATTTCTTACTTTAATTTACTcacttaaataaaaaatgtaaataatgaCCAGCTTTTGTGTTAAATAACTAAACTACcccctaagattaaaattaaaaaaattacccaCAAATATATCATACAATACACTAcacattttcaaaaaaaatatcacaacatatctcctttctctctccctcctcTCACTTTTTCTGTGTacatgttctctctctctctcctctttgaAGAATGTGATGAAGATTACCCAGTCTTTTAAAACACCTTGTGATTTCAAATTTCGATCTAAGAAAAAAATCGATCGACGGAAATGGTTGCTTAAGGAGCTCTAGTTTATGTTGTGCAAATTATAGATCAATTCAAAGTCATTCCCtgtgtctctctttctctctctctctctcgctctctctcatCATCGTGTCCACCATTGCCGGCGCGAGATCTTCGTCTTCGCCAACCGTTTCGATAACAATCGAATTGCCAAGTAAAATAACGCATCAGAGTTTGCTGGTATTACTTTTGAGATTTGTCAAATGAGAAAACTATCAATCTGCATTGTTTGCTTGTATTAGTTTTGAggtttaattttaataactttgGTTCACTCAAAAACTCTGTTGGATATTTAATTACCACTAGAGTTTTTGAATTTATtaccaaatctatgaatttacaatttaatgttcttgaattcatgatcagatctatgaattcacaacttaatgtttttaTCAAAACTGGATCTattaatttacaactaaaactagaattcacaatcagtttgatgaattcacaactagaaataatgttagtcgtgaatttaagttttaaagcttgatttcacgactaacaatatttctagttgtgaattcatttaaaacttaaagggttaagtatcaaattcaCCCCTAACATAGATGTCCGTATCACGTATAGATCCCTATACTCGACTTGGGTTCAACGAAACCCCTAAAGTCTTAAATTTGGTTCAATTACACCCTCTGCCCTAACAGTTGTTTAACACtgttaagtattttaattttttttcattggtggtgggacccacgccTTGTTCTTCACCAAGCTCGCCGGAACCTAAACCCCAGCTACACTGACTCACAATTTCTCTTGAATTGACTCAATCAATTCCATTTTATCTAGACTCAGTCAAGCTCACTTTCAAAGACCCGCAACTTTTTAGATTAGATATTCTCAATTTCATCTTCTCACTCTCCGTCCATGGCGCCCCGATCCCAATCTCGCCTTCGTTTTGTGCTAGTCCCACTGCTAGCTGAAGGCCACATGATCTTGATGATCAACATGGCCAAGCTGCTGGCCGAGCACGGTGTCACTGCCAGCCTAGTCACCAAGCCGCACAACACCCCGCGTTTCGCCAAAACCATCCACCGCACCCGTGTCGCAGGCCTCCACATCAACCTCATCAAAATTCCCTTCCCCTCCGAGGAGGTCGGCCTGCCCCCTGGCTGCGAGAACCTCGACTGCGTCCCTTCGCGCCACCTCATACAACAATTCTACACCGCTCTCGACAACCTCCAGCTCCCTCTCGAGTAGTACCTAGCAGATTTAGATCCACCGCCTAGCTGCATCATCTCCGACAAGTGCCTCTCCTGGACCTTTGCGCGAAGATCGGCAACTGGCGTCCAATTCGCTAGAGTTTAGATATGAAAGTAAGAGAGCTCTGCCGATGTAGGCGAGCAAGAGAAAAGACAAATTGAGAAAAGGGGAATGCAGCTGGGGTTCAGGTTCCGGCGTGTTTCCGGCGAGCTTGGTGAAGAACAAGGCGTGGGTCCCACcatcaatgaaaaaaaaattaaaatacttaacaGTGTTAAACAACCGTTAGGGCAGAGGGTGTAATTGAATCAAATTTAAGactttaggggtttagttgaacccAAGTCGAGTACATGGATCTATACGTGCTAGGGGCCTTATGTTATGGATGGATTTGATACTTAACtcaaacttgaattcacaactaacactatttaagttgtgaattcacgactaacaatatttttagttgtgaattcaaatttttaaaCTTGAATTAACAACCAATACTAGTTcttcagttgtgaatttgagttttaaaacttgaattcataaccaacATTAACGAtagctgtgaattcgactggttgtgaatttgtgggaaatttttaaatttttatatgcaagggtaaaatggtaagtgtggcttatttttaatttttaattttttaatttttttttaattttttttaatcttattgagtaatttttaaatttactattccaaagtggctattttcttAATCCACtcattaatttatatgcaattaaccatTGAGTCAATATATCAAACTAGTCTATTTCTTATAGTAAGTTTTAAacttttaatgaggctcgaccaTCAGTTTGCGCCTATGCTCTAaagggtttaggtttttttgtttttcacgttttttaataaaatctcaaTTTCAGTAGCCTATTTCTTatagtaaattaaaaatttaccaactcaaatatattttttttaaattacccaatttttgtgttaaatgactaaattgctcctaacattaaaatttaaaaaatacccactaatATATTATCACAAAATACACTACACATTTTCAAAAAACAAATCACAACTCTCTcactctccttttttttttttttatgcaagcgttccctctctctctctctctctcgctctctctccaTGGGTGATAGGAGGATTCAATGCATCTGCGCGTTGACAATGGCATGAGAACGGATAATGTGGTACCACCGCTGGCACACGAGCCTCgctctctctttttcttctctctctctctctattctctcTATCTGCAATGGTTATGTATTTGTCAAAATGATTTGGATTTTGAGTTGCTTATGATGTAATCTCTTATCAAATAACACCATCTTTCGGGACTGAGTTTCCCATGCTGATATTctgcaattaaaaaaaaagttcaagagaaatttttcagaaaattgCAGATTACACTCACGTATCTGCATTGATTAAtaatcttgaattcacaaccagatactctctccgtccacgaaatgagtacccatttgtggacggcacgggttttaagaaatgtatggagtatAGTGTGAAtggtttaagggtcccactgtttgagtgtattaattaaagagatgtgtggggtacacttgccaaaaagggaaatgggtactcatttcgtggacggacgaaaaaggaaatatgggtactcatttcgtggacggagggagtatatgaattcacaatttatttttcttgaattcacgatcagatctatgaattcacaccttaatattcttgaattcacaactaacttGATGAATTCATAGTTGAATTACAAGCGTtggtgtgaattcacaatcaataaaacttgaattcataaccaacactatttatagttgtaaattcacgactaacactatttttagttgtgaattcaaaatttaaaacttgaattcacaaccaatactagctattcagttgtgaattcgagtttcaaaacttgaattcacaaccaaaattaatgacaactgtgaattcgactggttgtgaattcacgggcaattttcaaatttttatatgcaagggtaaaattgtaagtgtgactaatttttaattttatttttaaatttactattttaaactgtctattttcaaaatccactcttaaccattttatttatttatttatttttgtttggtAATTTGAAATCCGGTAAGCTTCATTTGAATGTAAAATAGCTACGTAATATTGTGGCTGAAATAGCAGAACTAGTTTTGATCTGTTTACTtataaatctatactatattaaaatgagTAACTTTCAATTTCATATCAATTTTAGAATTAAGTggcaattttatagttataataaaactgaagatttatttgtaaattatattttttccttttattttctttttctttatcttcttatttttatttatttatttctaaaattatgaaattccactaattatataatatttaatatacatatcaaattaaaaatcatgataaGAACTTTAacttgatatattttatttaaatatttgatttaaaatgtaaaaactatatttatttaaagattaaaattctaaaacattctctctcctctctcatctttttttaataaatctaattttcaattattttctatttttatttttattttcactttcattttttaacttatatcctatttccctttttataagtatcaatttttattattatgagattttcttaatttttttttcaattttcaactcAAATGTGTttgttaaaattaaatttttattatatttataaatatgataattgagttgatatcaattttatataaatataaaataacagtataaaatattttccatgCGAATGGTAGTTCTTAAAATGCTTTTAAATTGAGctaaaataattataactttTAAGttttatgagttttttttttttttttgacaggAGTTCTATAGTAAGTTAACGAGGACCTTTTTACTCTACTACCATTACCATAGTTTTTGCCTCTTGGAGtctatttttatttacaaaaaatatgtaaaagaaAATGCCAATTTGGGGCTTCTAGAGCTACCAAATAAAAGATGTGCGATTTTTTTAAAGGGATGCgcgatttattttaatatatctaaaactTAATTAGCAAAATGtttctttcaataaattctACAATTATATCAACttgataaaattaatattttttttaaaattatatactattagttatgattaattattttgtttattttatataattatgatGCGTATTTCTGAGTCTGCTCATAGTCATATTATGTGGTCCATTGGGAATGGTAGGAACAGTTTTTGGGATGACATATTGTTTGGGGACCGTCCCTTGAGCTCATATAGTTATCCCAAAAATGGTCACACTTTTCCTCATGTTTGTGATTTTTTGCATGATTCTGCCTGGGATGATATTCACCTGCGTGCTTTATGTGATTTGCATGGTCTTCATATTGATTTAATAGCTGCTATGAGCCGGACGCCGATTGTGATGGGACGGAGGATGTGATGCGTTAGGATTTGACTAGCCACCGTGAGTTCTCGACTTCCTCTGCTGGGATCTTGTCCGGAGGCGGCTACCCAAGCAGACTCTATTTGCGGATATTTGGAGTGACTGTCTTACCCCCATCATTTCTGCATTCCTGTTGCATTTGATGTTTGGTTGTCTTCCTGTTCATTCCCGTCTACAGTCATTTCTCTTGCGTCTATGTGTCTTTGTTGTCAGTCTCCTCAGTTGGAGTTTTGCTTGCATGTGTTCCTGTGGAGAGAGGCTGCTTTGATTGTCTGGGCTCATTTCGACTCTTGGTTTCCTTCTGTGCATACACCTCTTCACACGAGCACTGATATTGCACGTAGAATAGATCACTGGCGGAGTGCCTTCCCTAGGGAGGCCAAGAGGCATCTTTCTTTTCTGATTCCTTGTTTGATTTTATGGTTTCTTTGGATGGAAATGAATAGTCGTAAGCATATGGCTACTCTTTTTCGTGCTTCTCACGTGATTTGGCAGGTTACCCATCATCTTCGTCTCCTTGTGGCGGCGGGCACTCTTTCTGATTCTCATTGGCGAGGATGCTCTCCCCCGGTCGACTTCATGCCACCAGCATCCCCCGTTAGGAGATCTCTCCGCTTCACTATTGTGCGATGGATCCCGCCAAATTCTCCTTGGGTGAAGCTGAACACAGATGGTTCTTATGATTCATAGGCGCATTGTGGTGTGGGTGGAGGAGTGGTACGTGATCATATTGGCGCCCTTCTGCTTGCTTTTTGCACTCCATGCGTGGCTTCCTCCAGTTTTGAGGCCGAGCTTGCTGCGCTGCTTGAGAATCTGAAGTTAGCTGTGACATTGTCTTCTCATATCTGGGTTGAGCTGGATGCTGCAGTGCTCGTTTTGCTCATGTCTGCTGGGCATCACGGTCATGCTAGTATCCGATATTTTGTTGCCTGGATTCGACTGCTTATTCGACACCGGCAGGTTCGATTCACTCACATCCATCGCGAGGGAAATCATCTTGAGGATTTTATGGCTAGGCAAGGGCATCAGACCCAGGCTTTGACTACTTTTGATTCAGAGTCTACTCCTCGTTATTTTCTTGCCCTAGTTAAGATGGATCAGTTTGGTTATCCTAACTTCAGATTTAGATATCATGTTGATAgctagttttttttatatattttacttatgtttgattttatctcCTTTGTCTTCGGGATGTAGATACTTTTGGACCACATCTCTGTATGGTTTTATTTTGTCTGGTTCTTacttcttcaaaaaaaaaaaaaagaactattTGAGTTGAAAACACTTATGGATTACCCAAGTTTGGTGTGAATTACGGAAGATGTTCTGAATTTCTAAATACCGAATAACAActtcaataaataaaaacaacatACACCGCTTACCCTAATAAGCAAAGTGGAAATAATATATTGTACATAAATTCTTGAAGTAGTATGaccacaaaataaaatatattgtacATTCCTTGGGCCAACATAAAAATTGTCAGTTAAGATGCTAACATAAATATACAATTATCATCATTAGGCTCATCATATAAACAGTGGCAAGCTTACCTACTTGAAGGTCGTCTCTGAAGGAGGGCCGGGTCCATCATTTTTGGGgttcaaatttttttatatcttcttatatattttattattataatctaataaaatatatttcaaaaGAATTTTGAGgtccaaaaaaattataagatctaatatcattttttatgtaTACTATGTGCACTGACTCTGTCATGAAACAATTAGAAAGTCTAAtatcattttttgaaaaatataagaatCAAAGTTTTGATACAAGTTTGACTATTGCTAAGAGTCTTGCATTTAATATGAATATAGAGCCAATATTTTCAACAAAACGTTGTATtactagaaaaaaaa is a window encoding:
- the LOC130996914 gene encoding putative protease Do-like 14 isoform X1, giving the protein MHFVRKLSNKTILIRAAALAAAGSGTFCFATSSDHNASISVSMPLPFRDSLAWPWRTIEGSRPFSSFMLSNHSQHGLLPVSFSIPDVVPDPNISEGAAPDAGDSPKHSCNCLGRDTIANAAAKLGPAVVNLSSVPEGYVGVYMGKSIGSGTIIDEDGTILTCAHVVVDFQGSKTLPKGKVEVTLQDGRSFEGTVVNADFHADIAIVKIKSKTPLPTAKLGTSSKLRPGDLVVAMGCPLTLQNTVTAGIVSCVDRKASDMGLGGMHREYLQTDCAINPGNSGGPLANIDGEIVGVNTMKVRGADGLSFSVPIDSVSKIIEHLKRNGRVVRPWLGLKMIDLNDMIVAHLKEKNASFPDIRRGVLIPMVSPDSPASRAGFRPGDVLVEFGGRPIESIKEVIDIMSDKVGQPFKAVVKRTRNVTETLTVIPEEANPEL
- the LOC130996914 gene encoding putative protease Do-like 14 isoform X2, which encodes MHFVRKLSNKTILIRAAALAAAGSGTFCFATSSDHTWPWRTIEGSRPFSSFMLSNHSQHGLLPVSFSIPDVVPDPNISEGAAPDAGDSPKHSCNCLGRDTIANAAAKLGPAVVNLSSVPEGYVGVYMGKSIGSGTIIDEDGTILTCAHVVVDFQGSKTLPKGKVEVTLQDGRSFEGTVVNADFHADIAIVKIKSKTPLPTAKLGTSSKLRPGDLVVAMGCPLTLQNTVTAGIVSCVDRKASDMGLGGMHREYLQTDCAINPGNSGGPLANIDGEIVGVNTMKVRGADGLSFSVPIDSVSKIIEHLKRNGRVVRPWLGLKMIDLNDMIVAHLKEKNASFPDIRRGVLIPMVSPDSPASRAGFRPGDVLVEFGGRPIESIKEVIDIMSDKVGQPFKAVVKRTRNVTETLTVIPEEANPEL
- the LOC130996914 gene encoding putative protease Do-like 14 isoform X3, with amino-acid sequence MHFVRKLSNKTILIRAAALAAAGSGTFCFATSSDHNASISVSMPLPFRDSLAWPWRTIEGSRPFSSFMLSNHSQHGLLPVSFSIPDVVPDPNISEGAAPDAGDSPKHSCNCLGRDTIANAAAKLGPAVVNLSSVPEGYVGVYMGKSIGSGTIIDEDGTILTCAHVVVDFQGSKTLPKGKVEVTLQDGRSFEGTVVNADFHADIAIVKIKSKTPLPTAKLGTSSKLRPGDLVVAMGCPLTLQNTVTAGIVSCVDRKASDMGLGGMHREYLQTDCAINPGNSGGPLANIDGEIVGVNTMKVRGADGLSFSVPIDSVSKIIEHLKRNGRVVRPWLGLKMIDLNDMIVAHLKEKNASFPDIRRGVLIPMVRLFAEMYHQIPRLVVLGFVLEMF
- the LOC130998579 gene encoding uncharacterized protein LOC130998579 → MVLMIHRRIVVWVEECFEAELAALLENLKLAVTLSSHIWVELDAAVLVLLMSAGHHGHASIRYFVAWIRLLIRHRQVRFTHIHREGNHLEDFMARQGHQTQALTTFDSESTPRYFLALVKMDQFGYPNFRFRYHVDS